One window of the Longimicrobiaceae bacterium genome contains the following:
- a CDS encoding MoxR family ATPase — MMEEATERARAVEAQLSRVVLGQEEVLHQLLVALLAGGHVLLEGVPGVAKTLAIRALARTLDVRFGRVQFTPDLMPIDLTGTSILDELRREFVFHPGPIFTDLLLADEINRAPAKTQSALLEAMQERQVTTDGVTRPLPPSFTVFASQNPVEYEGTYPLPEAQLDRFLLKVVVPYPDAEAERAILDLYADGFSSDRTESFGIEPVASAEDLLRLRAAVAAVHVEPSIRDYITAIVRSTREDAALALGASPRAGVSLFLAARAEALLAGRDFVTPDDVKSLALPVLRHRILLSPEAELEGERPDSRILTALERVEAPG, encoded by the coding sequence ATGATGGAGGAGGCGACGGAGCGCGCGCGGGCGGTGGAGGCCCAACTCAGCCGCGTGGTGCTCGGGCAGGAGGAGGTACTTCACCAGCTGCTGGTCGCCCTGCTGGCGGGCGGGCACGTCCTGCTCGAAGGGGTTCCCGGGGTGGCCAAGACGCTGGCCATCCGTGCCCTGGCCCGCACCCTCGACGTGCGCTTCGGACGGGTACAGTTCACGCCCGACCTGATGCCGATCGACCTGACGGGCACGAGCATCCTGGACGAGCTGCGGCGCGAGTTCGTTTTCCATCCGGGACCGATCTTCACCGACCTCCTGCTCGCCGACGAGATCAACCGCGCCCCCGCCAAGACGCAGTCGGCGCTGCTGGAGGCGATGCAGGAGCGCCAGGTCACCACCGACGGGGTAACGCGGCCGCTGCCCCCGTCCTTCACCGTCTTCGCCTCCCAGAACCCGGTCGAATACGAAGGGACGTACCCGCTTCCCGAGGCGCAGCTCGATCGCTTTCTGCTGAAGGTGGTGGTGCCGTATCCCGACGCCGAGGCGGAGCGGGCCATCCTGGACCTGTACGCCGACGGCTTCAGCTCGGATCGGACGGAGAGCTTCGGGATCGAGCCGGTTGCCTCGGCGGAGGATCTCCTCCGGCTGCGAGCGGCAGTGGCGGCCGTGCACGTGGAGCCATCGATTCGTGACTACATCACCGCGATCGTGAGGTCGACGCGGGAAGACGCCGCACTCGCGCTGGGCGCGAGCCCCCGCGCGGGCGTGTCCCTCTTCCTTGCGGCGCGAGCCGAGGCGCTCCTGGCGGGCCGCGACTTCGTCACCCCGGACGACGTGAAGTCGCTCGCGCTTCCTGTCCTGCGCCATCGCATCCTGCTCTCTCCCGAGGCCGAGCTCGAGGGAGAGCGCCCCGACAGCCGCATACTCACCGCCCTGGAACGCGTCGAAGCGCCGGGCTGA
- a CDS encoding DUF58 domain-containing protein gives MTFLPARRLLLLLTAVAPLFLVSGTAGLLADLLLLAAAAVDARRAGRTHIGVSRTAPARLAHGEEGKVTITVENIDHRPVRVRVTDDLTPQLRRARDEGGAEPTLTHRDADSAWIPPGAEARFAYRVRAVERGRGNLGDVYLRLLGPLGLVWYQRCESIPAEVRVQPGLRDLRRYRLLAHRHRLSEMGLRAMRQPGEGSSFESLREYVRGDDPRRLDWKASGKHGTLIVRQTETERSQNVLLTIDAGRLMTEELSEAGGNGVRRERIDSALAAALLLAEVAAQHGDRVGLFVFSDQVHHFFPPARAPLSRLVDTLSEIEARLVEPDYPGAFAFLGRRLRRRSLIVLFTDVIDARASSALLANVSAATRRHLPLAVAIRNPALERVATAPVEDESGAYRRAAAEELLLLRNVALATMRRAGVLVADTTPERAVPTVVNRYLEVKRRGRV, from the coding sequence GTGACGTTCCTCCCCGCCCGCAGGCTGCTCCTGCTGCTCACAGCCGTTGCTCCGCTCTTCCTGGTGTCAGGGACGGCGGGCCTTCTCGCGGATCTGCTCCTGCTCGCCGCAGCTGCGGTGGACGCGCGGCGGGCAGGCCGCACGCACATCGGCGTGAGTCGCACCGCCCCCGCACGTCTGGCGCACGGAGAGGAAGGCAAGGTGACGATCACCGTCGAGAACATAGATCATCGCCCGGTCCGCGTTCGCGTCACAGACGACCTCACGCCGCAGCTCAGGCGAGCACGGGACGAGGGCGGAGCCGAACCCACTCTCACCCATCGAGACGCGGACAGCGCCTGGATCCCTCCCGGCGCCGAGGCACGCTTCGCCTACCGGGTGAGGGCGGTGGAGCGCGGCCGAGGAAATCTGGGAGACGTGTATCTGCGGCTGCTGGGCCCCCTCGGACTGGTCTGGTACCAGCGGTGCGAGTCGATTCCCGCCGAGGTGCGAGTGCAGCCCGGGCTGCGCGATCTTCGGCGCTATCGCCTGCTGGCTCACAGGCACCGGCTGAGCGAGATGGGACTGCGGGCAATGCGCCAGCCGGGAGAGGGGAGCTCGTTCGAGAGCCTCCGGGAGTACGTCCGCGGCGACGATCCCCGGCGGCTCGACTGGAAAGCCTCCGGAAAGCACGGCACGCTGATCGTTCGCCAGACGGAGACCGAGCGGAGCCAGAACGTCCTACTGACGATCGACGCGGGACGGCTGATGACGGAGGAGCTCTCCGAGGCTGGCGGCAATGGTGTGCGAAGGGAACGAATCGACAGTGCGCTGGCGGCGGCGCTGCTTCTCGCCGAGGTCGCGGCGCAACACGGAGATCGCGTCGGCCTGTTCGTCTTCTCCGACCAGGTCCACCATTTCTTTCCTCCCGCTCGCGCTCCCCTCAGCCGCCTGGTCGACACTCTCTCGGAGATCGAGGCTCGGCTCGTGGAGCCGGATTACCCGGGTGCCTTCGCCTTCCTCGGGCGGAGGTTGCGGCGGCGCTCCCTGATCGTCCTCTTCACCGACGTCATCGACGCGCGAGCCTCGTCCGCGCTTCTCGCCAATGTCTCCGCGGCCACCCGGCGGCACCTCCCGCTGGCCGTCGCAATCCGCAATCCCGCCCTGGAGCGCGTCGCCACCGCCCCGGTCGAGGACGAATCGGGCGCCTACCGACGGGCAGCCGCCGAGGAGCTCCTCCTGCTGCGCAACGTCGCGCTGGCCACCATGCGCCGCGCGGGCGTGCTCGTGGCCGACACGACACCCGAACGGGCAGTACCCACCGTGGTGAACCGCTACCTCGAGGTGAAGCGGCGCGGGAGGGTATAG
- a CDS encoding serine hydrolase domain-containing protein, producing MRKTWLCLLVAALVGTSLPTVATAQAADAPATIHGFDPARLERIESTLQRYVDEGVIAGAVALVMRDGEVVYEEAVGWSDREARRPMRTDDIFRIASQTKAITSTAVMMLVEEGKIALDDPVSRWLPSFDSTTVAVRTDSGVRIEPARRKITIRDLLTHTAGISYGGEPHVAEAYQRHDLGYGEAYGWYTADDEEPICQKMDRLGTLPFVRQPGEAFVYGYNTDILGCVVERASGLPLDQFIRERITEPLGMTDTHFYLPREKRDRLATVYTPGEDGKVLRAPDNARGQGHYVDGPRVSFAGGAGLLSTARDYARFLEAMRRGGELDGVRILAPQTVALMTTNQIGDLRGEGIGFGLGFETIDRMGASGFSSVGSFGWSGAYGTAYEVDPQYGLVRVLMLQVVPFSNNAVRDAFETAVYQALVEP from the coding sequence ATGAGGAAAACGTGGCTTTGCCTGCTGGTCGCCGCTCTGGTCGGGACCAGCCTGCCGACAGTCGCAACTGCGCAGGCGGCCGATGCCCCCGCCACCATTCACGGCTTCGACCCGGCTCGTCTGGAGCGCATCGAATCCACCCTCCAGCGCTACGTGGACGAGGGGGTGATCGCGGGTGCAGTCGCGCTGGTGATGCGCGATGGCGAAGTCGTCTACGAAGAGGCGGTGGGCTGGTCGGACCGGGAGGCCCGGCGGCCCATGCGCACCGACGACATCTTCCGCATCGCCTCGCAGACGAAGGCCATCACCAGCACGGCGGTGATGATGCTGGTGGAGGAGGGGAAGATCGCGCTGGATGACCCGGTCAGCCGGTGGCTTCCCTCCTTCGACAGCACCACGGTGGCGGTCCGCACCGACAGCGGTGTGAGGATCGAGCCCGCGCGACGGAAGATCACCATCCGGGATCTACTGACGCACACGGCGGGCATCTCCTACGGAGGCGAACCGCACGTCGCCGAGGCGTACCAGCGTCATGACCTGGGGTACGGCGAAGCCTACGGCTGGTACACCGCCGACGACGAGGAGCCGATCTGCCAGAAAATGGACCGCCTGGGAACGCTCCCGTTCGTCCGGCAACCGGGCGAGGCCTTCGTCTACGGTTACAACACTGACATCCTCGGGTGCGTAGTGGAGCGGGCGAGCGGCCTGCCGCTGGACCAGTTCATCCGTGAGCGGATCACGGAGCCGCTGGGGATGACCGACACGCACTTCTACCTGCCCCGCGAGAAGCGCGACCGACTGGCGACGGTCTATACTCCGGGCGAGGATGGCAAGGTGCTGCGTGCGCCCGACAATGCCCGCGGGCAGGGCCACTACGTGGACGGGCCGCGCGTCAGCTTCGCTGGCGGAGCGGGCCTGCTCTCCACCGCTCGCGACTATGCGCGCTTTCTCGAGGCCATGCGCCGCGGCGGCGAGCTGGATGGCGTGCGCATCCTGGCGCCCCAGACAGTGGCGCTCATGACCACGAACCAGATCGGTGACCTGCGGGGGGAGGGGATCGGCTTCGGTCTCGGCTTCGAGACCATCGACCGGATGGGCGCGAGCGGCTTCAGCTCCGTGGGCAGCTTCGGCTGGAGCGGCGCCTACGGCACAGCCTACGAAGTCGACCCGCAGTACGGCCTGGTGCGAGTGCTGATGCTCCAAGTGGTACCGTTCTC
- the bla gene encoding subclass B3 metallo-beta-lactamase: MHLRSIFVATISGFALAGCSQVDVPQAPPTPGCDPCVEWNRPHEPVRIFGNSYWVGTEGLGAILITSDEGHVLIDGGLAESARPIAENIHALGFDLRDVRLILNSHVHYDHAGGIAALQEASGAEVAASPWSATVLQTGYSSADDPQHGALFPIDPVPEVRTVEDGEVLRVGPIAVTAHFTPGHTPGGTTWAWRACEQDRCVDLVYGDSQTPVSADGFYFSRNDTYPHAIQDFERSFAVLDSLSCDILITPHPGASNFWQRLERGRDATDGLIDRNGCKRYAENARQALARRIAQEQVELTTP, translated from the coding sequence ATGCACCTTCGTTCCATCTTTGTCGCCACGATCTCGGGCTTTGCCCTGGCGGGGTGTAGCCAGGTCGATGTACCTCAGGCCCCGCCGACACCCGGATGCGACCCCTGCGTCGAATGGAATCGGCCACACGAGCCGGTCCGGATCTTCGGCAACAGCTACTGGGTGGGAACGGAGGGACTGGGGGCTATCCTCATTACTTCCGACGAAGGACACGTACTCATCGACGGCGGGCTCGCCGAATCCGCCAGACCGATTGCGGAAAACATTCACGCCCTGGGATTCGATCTGCGCGACGTACGTCTGATCCTGAACTCGCACGTCCACTATGATCACGCGGGCGGCATCGCCGCCTTGCAGGAGGCGTCCGGCGCCGAGGTAGCCGCCAGCCCCTGGAGCGCGACCGTGCTGCAGACCGGCTACTCCAGTGCGGATGATCCCCAGCACGGCGCGCTCTTCCCGATCGATCCGGTACCGGAGGTGCGCACGGTCGAGGACGGCGAGGTGCTGCGCGTCGGTCCCATTGCAGTAACTGCGCACTTCACTCCGGGGCACACGCCGGGGGGCACCACCTGGGCCTGGCGCGCTTGCGAACAGGACCGGTGCGTGGACCTGGTCTACGGCGACAGTCAGACTCCCGTCTCGGCCGACGGGTTCTACTTCAGCCGCAACGACACCTACCCGCACGCAATTCAGGACTTCGAGCGCTCCTTTGCGGTGCTCGACAGCCTCAGCTGCGATATTCTGATCACCCCGCATCCGGGAGCGTCCAATTTCTGGCAGCGCCTCGAGCGGGGACGTGACGCGACCGACGGCCTGATCGACCGTAACGGATGCAAGCGGTACGCAGAAAACGCCCGTCAGGCGCTCGCACGCCGCATCGCGCAGGAGCAAGTCGAACTAACCACGCCGTGA
- a CDS encoding stage II sporulation protein M — translation MIQQSIGTFQQHTSLEREVRIETPEHVAVDYRLADLGSRFTALLIDGGILVAVLLFLLVGVPAILSRIGSVAGSWVTGWGMGAVILLSFALSWGYFVVFEAAWQGRTPGKRWMGIRVVHDGGFPLTLQGAAIRNLLRAIDSQPIFTWLIGGVTMLLSPHTKRLGDLAAGTIVVREPKELVIPEIVAAEAAHQGAPLLDEREFTALDTYVGRREGLAEGGRQRLAEKLAGRLTRKAEWRAEELTADEYLLNLHAAELARRSGASGAGAWSRSTELVRQQRERWQELQRLVERAGASRLASLSEAELADFAALYREATADLARARTYGASPQLLMSLERLVGSAHNQLYQPPRRRLSDLRVWVSRGFPALVRRRWIPIAVSATLFVVPAALGFGVARLDPGWARTALPAEMVRRAEEGIDREAQGRGYVEVRDVVMPVMASGLISNNVQVTFFAFAGGMIGGLGTAAILVLNGLFLGAVAGLFANHGLSLYLWTFVLPHGVIELTAIVIAGGAGLWLGSALLLPGRLTRREALEIRGREAVSLVAGTTLLLVVAGLIEGFISPSSLPRVAKLGLAALFALGLVGYLAGSMAGRSYTLPRRFTSR, via the coding sequence ATGATCCAGCAGTCTATCGGCACGTTCCAGCAGCATACTTCTCTCGAACGAGAAGTCCGGATCGAGACACCGGAGCACGTCGCCGTCGACTACCGACTGGCTGACCTCGGCTCGCGCTTCACGGCGCTGTTGATCGACGGCGGAATCCTTGTCGCGGTGCTGCTGTTTCTGCTGGTCGGGGTGCCCGCGATCCTCAGCCGGATCGGGAGCGTGGCCGGCTCCTGGGTGACGGGTTGGGGGATGGGAGCGGTGATCCTCCTGTCCTTCGCCCTCAGCTGGGGATACTTCGTGGTCTTCGAGGCGGCCTGGCAGGGGCGTACCCCGGGCAAGAGGTGGATGGGCATCCGGGTGGTGCACGACGGAGGCTTCCCTCTGACCCTGCAGGGGGCGGCGATCCGCAATCTGCTCCGCGCCATCGATAGTCAGCCGATCTTCACCTGGCTGATCGGCGGAGTGACGATGCTCCTCAGCCCCCACACCAAGCGGCTCGGCGACCTGGCAGCGGGAACGATCGTGGTGCGTGAGCCGAAGGAGCTGGTGATCCCGGAGATCGTAGCCGCTGAGGCGGCGCACCAGGGTGCCCCGCTGCTGGACGAGCGGGAATTCACCGCCCTCGACACCTACGTCGGGCGGCGCGAGGGGCTGGCAGAGGGCGGGCGGCAGCGACTGGCGGAAAAGCTCGCGGGGCGGCTGACCCGGAAGGCCGAATGGCGCGCCGAGGAGCTCACCGCTGACGAGTACCTCCTGAACCTCCACGCCGCCGAGCTGGCGCGTCGCAGTGGAGCCTCGGGTGCGGGTGCCTGGTCGCGCTCTACGGAGCTGGTGCGCCAGCAGCGAGAGCGCTGGCAGGAGCTGCAGCGGTTGGTGGAGCGCGCGGGTGCCTCGCGCCTCGCGTCGTTGTCCGAAGCCGAGCTGGCCGACTTTGCGGCTCTGTACCGCGAGGCGACGGCCGATCTGGCGAGAGCGCGGACGTACGGAGCCTCTCCGCAGCTCCTGATGTCGCTGGAGCGGCTGGTGGGATCGGCGCACAACCAGCTCTACCAGCCGCCCCGCCGCAGGCTGTCGGACTTGCGCGTGTGGGTCTCCAGGGGCTTTCCGGCACTGGTCCGTCGGAGGTGGATCCCCATCGCTGTCTCCGCCACGCTCTTCGTGGTCCCGGCCGCGCTGGGGTTCGGAGTCGCACGGCTCGACCCCGGCTGGGCGCGAACCGCGCTTCCGGCCGAGATGGTCCGTCGCGCGGAGGAGGGGATCGATCGGGAGGCGCAGGGGCGCGGATACGTCGAGGTCCGGGACGTGGTCATGCCGGTGATGGCCAGCGGCCTGATCTCCAACAATGTGCAGGTCACCTTCTTCGCCTTCGCGGGAGGGATGATCGGCGGCCTCGGAACGGCGGCCATTCTGGTGCTCAACGGCCTCTTTCTGGGCGCTGTGGCTGGCCTCTTCGCCAACCACGGACTCAGCCTCTATCTGTGGACCTTCGTCCTTCCCCACGGGGTCATCGAGCTCACGGCGATCGTGATCGCCGGTGGGGCCGGATTGTGGCTGGGCTCCGCGCTGCTTCTCCCTGGTCGCCTGACCCGCCGCGAGGCACTCGAGATCCGGGGACGCGAAGCCGTCTCACTCGTTGCCGGTACTACCCTGTTGCTGGTGGTGGCCGGTCTCATCGAGGGCTTCATCTCCCCCTCCTCCCTTCCCCGGGTGGCAAAGCTAGGGCTTGCGGCCCTATTCGCGCTCGGGCTGGTCGGGTACCTGGCAGGCAGCATGGCGGGCCGCTCCTATACCCTCCCGCGCCGCTTCACCTCGAGGTAG